The Nocardia arthritidis genome has a window encoding:
- a CDS encoding MarR family winged helix-turn-helix transcriptional regulator: MDEYDGLRLDRQLCFALYAASRAVTRLYRPLLDELGLTYPQYLVMLVLWEHGPMTVKDLGVALELDSGTLSPLLKRLESTGLIARSRSADDERSVRIAPTESGVALRDRAKDIPLRVACATGLELAEAADFRDRLRAIAESVGHHRLALDEPNEE; the protein is encoded by the coding sequence ATGGACGAGTACGACGGGTTGCGGCTCGATCGGCAGTTGTGCTTCGCGCTGTACGCCGCCTCCCGGGCGGTGACCAGGTTGTATCGGCCACTGCTCGACGAACTCGGCCTGACCTATCCGCAGTATCTGGTGATGCTGGTGCTGTGGGAGCACGGGCCGATGACCGTGAAGGATCTGGGCGTGGCGCTGGAACTGGATTCCGGGACGCTGTCGCCGCTGCTCAAACGGCTGGAGTCGACGGGGCTGATCGCCAGGTCGCGCTCCGCCGACGACGAACGGTCGGTGCGCATCGCGCCGACGGAATCCGGTGTGGCCCTACGTGATCGGGCCAAGGACATCCCGCTGCGGGTGGCCTGCGCGACCGGACTCGAACTCGCGGAGGCGGCCGATTTCCGTGACCGCCTGCGTGCCATCGCCGAATCGGTGGGCCACCACCGGCTGGCGCTCGACGAACCCAACGAGGAGTAA
- a CDS encoding alpha/beta hydrolase, which yields MSALPFRAAAEAPRPVAETSLGGSAVQLDVYSPAMGRVITNRVLRAAGPAPTVYLLTGIGGGVDGISWWDDTDVVRFFADKHVNVVMPVGGAFSLYTDWLADDPVVGRNRWQTYLTQELPAVIDSHLNATGRNAVIGVSMSAGSAVDLAIQAPDRYRAVAALSGCPWTADPLGTAMVSAQVLRGGGNPLNMWGTPGTDGWRAHDAFAHAETLAGKAVYLSAATGIPGAIDRGGLAFPPIEAIASSCTTAFAARLAALGLPATHINRPEGGHTWGQFETDLHDAWPHLAPALNS from the coding sequence ATGTCCGCCTTACCATTTCGCGCGGCCGCCGAAGCGCCGCGTCCGGTCGCCGAGACGTCGCTCGGCGGCTCCGCCGTACAACTGGACGTCTACTCGCCCGCCATGGGCCGGGTGATCACGAATCGGGTGCTGCGCGCCGCGGGCCCCGCGCCGACCGTATACCTGCTCACCGGTATCGGCGGTGGCGTCGACGGCATCTCCTGGTGGGACGACACCGATGTGGTGCGCTTCTTCGCCGACAAACACGTGAACGTGGTGATGCCCGTCGGCGGCGCGTTCAGCCTGTACACCGACTGGCTGGCCGACGATCCGGTGGTCGGGCGCAACCGCTGGCAGACCTATCTGACCCAGGAATTGCCCGCCGTCATCGACAGCCACCTGAACGCGACGGGCCGCAATGCCGTCATCGGGGTTTCGATGAGCGCGGGCTCGGCGGTGGACCTGGCGATCCAGGCGCCCGACCGGTACCGGGCCGTCGCCGCGCTGAGCGGCTGTCCGTGGACCGCGGATCCGCTCGGCACGGCCATGGTCAGCGCGCAGGTGCTGCGCGGCGGCGGCAATCCGCTGAACATGTGGGGGACGCCCGGTACGGACGGCTGGCGCGCACACGACGCGTTCGCGCACGCCGAAACGCTCGCGGGCAAAGCGGTGTACCTGTCCGCCGCCACCGGCATTCCCGGTGCGATAGACCGAGGCGGCCTTGCCTTTCCGCCGATCGAGGCGATCGCGAGCAGCTGCACCACCGCCTTCGCCGCTCGCCTCGCCGCCCTCGGGCTACCCGCCACGCACATCAATCGTCCGGAGGGCGGCCACACCTGGGGCCAATTCGAAACCGACCTGCACGACGCCTGGCCCCACCTGGCCCCCGCCCTTAATTCGTGA
- a CDS encoding ABC transporter ATP-binding protein yields the protein MTEQILSQAISPGIGDGPLLTATGLEMHFPIRSGILFKRKTGVVRAVDGIDLSVSAGEAFGLVGESGCGKSTTGRMLARLLEPTAGTITYNGQDITHRSRRQLAPIRSEIQMIFQDPYSSLNPRQTVGKIIAAPMEINGIDPPGGRRERVRELLATVGLNPEHFNRFPHEFSGGQRQRIGIARALALEPKLIVADEPVSALDVSIQAQVINLLQRLQRELGIAFVFIAHDLAVVRHFSERIAVMYLGKIVELADRADLYTRPQHPYTQALLSSVPEADPDSVGQKERIRLAGDVPSPINPPSGCRFRTRCWKAEHICAEQEPPLLQLGGAAEGHLAACHFPEPRQVVAPDS from the coding sequence ATGACCGAACAGATACTGTCCCAGGCGATTTCGCCGGGTATCGGCGACGGGCCGCTGCTCACCGCGACCGGGCTCGAGATGCATTTCCCGATCCGCTCGGGCATCCTGTTCAAGCGGAAGACCGGCGTGGTTCGCGCCGTCGACGGCATCGATCTGAGCGTATCCGCGGGCGAGGCATTCGGTCTGGTCGGCGAATCCGGTTGCGGGAAGTCGACAACCGGCCGAATGCTGGCCAGGCTGCTGGAACCGACCGCGGGCACGATCACCTACAACGGTCAGGACATCACTCATCGCAGCCGCCGCCAGTTGGCGCCCATCCGGTCCGAGATCCAGATGATCTTCCAGGATCCGTACTCCTCGCTGAACCCGCGGCAGACGGTGGGGAAGATCATCGCCGCGCCGATGGAGATCAACGGCATCGACCCGCCGGGCGGCCGTCGCGAACGGGTGCGGGAACTGCTGGCGACCGTCGGCCTGAATCCCGAACATTTCAACCGCTTTCCGCACGAATTCTCCGGCGGTCAGCGCCAGCGCATCGGCATCGCCCGCGCGCTCGCGCTGGAGCCCAAGCTGATCGTCGCCGACGAACCGGTGTCCGCGTTGGACGTATCCATTCAGGCGCAGGTGATCAACCTGCTGCAGCGACTGCAACGCGAGCTGGGGATCGCCTTCGTCTTCATCGCGCACGACCTTGCGGTGGTGCGGCATTTCAGCGAGCGCATCGCCGTCATGTACCTGGGCAAGATCGTCGAACTCGCCGACCGCGCCGATCTTTACACCCGCCCGCAGCATCCGTACACCCAGGCGCTGCTGTCCTCGGTGCCGGAGGCCGATCCAGACAGCGTCGGGCAGAAGGAGCGGATCCGCCTGGCGGGCGATGTCCCTTCGCCGATCAATCCGCCGTCCGGCTGCCGTTTCCGCACTCGCTGCTGGAAGGCCGAGCATATCTGCGCGGAGCAGGAACCCCCGCTGCTGCAACTCGGTGGCGCCGCCGAAGGCCATCTGGCCGCATGTCACTTCCCGGAACCCCGGCAGGTCGTCGCACCGGACTCGTGA
- a CDS encoding amidohydrolase family protein yields the protein MPKRLFTAGTVWSGADCLPHTGWLLIGDGRIERVGRSDEPAPAADEVVDLAGRHVLPGFIDTHSHLSVAALVRDGIDGAAWHSVATALAAIGAAAAARPELPWLLCWNSTPHEWPESRLPTAAELDAVAPGRRVLVSGVDLHRGAASSAALEGFSPRSKDGDVGRGRRTGEVWEAAYGAILHRALRDLELYRRDAGAELLAIEARRQLACGITHAHDPFVPPAGQPALPRLAGRTPLRLSWATGSPAGILNPPGDPASAPDGPYGAAGREVKIFLDGADRCALELPMRAVPGLVAGTVREALRHRGCGPVREGMRQAVRMRAGRVRMPYLRYTDAELRETLAAYAASGFRIRLHALGNLAATQAALALRTVGVPAGTVTVDHLTVLDRRTADLVATGGAYAAVQPGFLPRFGPQFVRLGIDRHRAIVGARMLAAAGAPVVLSSDHPCGPLDPLGNLRTAVGRRGRGGAVVQADQALAPAAAVRAATVTAAASLGIPDRGALSPGQAADLVICDGNPFDPATRVTQTWVAGEKVWQERKSA from the coding sequence GTGCCGAAGAGGTTGTTCACCGCGGGCACCGTCTGGTCGGGGGCGGACTGCCTGCCGCATACCGGATGGCTGCTGATCGGCGACGGACGGATCGAGCGGGTCGGCCGCTCCGATGAGCCCGCGCCCGCGGCGGACGAGGTCGTCGATCTCGCGGGCCGCCACGTGCTGCCCGGATTCATCGATACGCATTCGCATCTGTCGGTGGCGGCGCTCGTGCGCGACGGAATCGACGGCGCGGCTTGGCATTCCGTCGCGACGGCGCTCGCCGCGATCGGCGCCGCCGCGGCCGCGCGACCCGAGCTGCCCTGGCTGCTGTGCTGGAATTCGACGCCGCACGAATGGCCGGAGTCGCGACTGCCGACCGCGGCCGAACTGGATGCGGTCGCGCCGGGCCGCCGGGTGCTGGTGAGCGGTGTCGATCTGCATCGCGGCGCGGCGTCATCGGCTGCGCTGGAAGGATTTTCGCCGAGATCGAAGGACGGCGACGTCGGGCGCGGGCGCCGCACCGGGGAGGTGTGGGAGGCGGCGTACGGCGCAATCCTGCACCGCGCGCTGCGCGACCTCGAGCTCTACCGCCGCGACGCCGGTGCGGAACTGCTCGCGATCGAGGCCCGGCGGCAGCTGGCGTGCGGAATCACCCACGCACACGATCCGTTCGTCCCGCCCGCCGGACAACCGGCGCTGCCGCGGTTGGCCGGACGGACGCCGCTGCGGCTGTCGTGGGCGACCGGATCCCCGGCCGGAATCCTCAATCCGCCAGGGGATCCGGCGTCGGCGCCCGACGGACCGTACGGTGCGGCGGGCCGCGAGGTGAAGATCTTCCTCGACGGGGCCGACCGGTGCGCGCTCGAATTGCCGATGCGTGCCGTGCCAGGCCTGGTCGCGGGCACCGTGCGCGAGGCGCTGCGGCACCGCGGCTGCGGGCCGGTGCGCGAAGGTATGCGGCAGGCCGTGCGGATGCGCGCGGGCCGGGTGCGGATGCCATATCTGCGCTACACCGACGCCGAATTGCGCGAGACGCTGGCCGCGTACGCCGCGTCCGGATTCCGGATCCGGTTGCACGCCTTGGGAAATCTGGCGGCCACGCAGGCGGCGCTCGCGCTGCGCACCGTTGGCGTCCCCGCGGGTACGGTGACGGTCGACCATCTGACGGTGCTGGACCGCCGCACCGCGGATCTGGTCGCGACCGGCGGCGCGTACGCCGCCGTGCAGCCCGGATTCCTGCCGCGGTTCGGACCGCAGTTCGTGCGTCTCGGCATCGACCGGCATCGCGCGATTGTCGGCGCCCGGATGCTCGCCGCCGCGGGCGCGCCGGTGGTGTTGAGCTCCGATCATCCGTGCGGGCCGCTGGATCCGCTCGGCAACCTGCGCACGGCGGTCGGCAGGCGCGGGCGCGGCGGCGCGGTGGTGCAGGCCGATCAGGCGCTCGCTCCGGCGGCGGCCGTCCGCGCCGCCACCGTGACGGCCGCAGCCTCCCTAGGCATTCCGGATCGCGGCGCGCTGTCGCCGGGGCAGGCGGCCGACCTGGTGATCTGCGACGGCAACCCGTTCGATCCGGCTACCCGCGTCACCCAGACCTGGGTCGCGGGCGAAAAGGTTTGGCAAGAAAGGAAATCGGCATGA
- a CDS encoding organic hydroperoxide resistance protein — protein sequence MQALYTAKATASGAGRAGHVQSSDDVLNFDLSVPSGLGGAGGTGTNPEQLFAAGYAACFHGALQVVARREKVKLENSTVTGEVSIGKVGEGFGLAVALTVELPGVERAEAEKLVAAAHQVCPYSNATRGNIDVELNVA from the coding sequence ATGCAAGCCCTGTACACCGCGAAGGCGACGGCGAGCGGCGCGGGCCGCGCCGGACACGTCCAGTCCTCCGACGATGTGCTGAACTTCGACCTCAGCGTGCCGAGCGGACTCGGCGGCGCCGGTGGTACCGGCACCAACCCGGAACAGCTGTTCGCCGCGGGCTACGCCGCCTGCTTCCACGGCGCGCTGCAGGTCGTCGCCCGCCGCGAGAAGGTGAAGCTGGAGAATTCCACCGTCACCGGCGAGGTGTCGATCGGCAAGGTCGGCGAGGGTTTCGGACTCGCCGTCGCGCTGACGGTCGAACTGCCGGGTGTGGAGCGCGCCGAGGCCGAGAAGCTGGTGGCGGCCGCGCACCAGGTGTGCCCGTACTCCAACGCGACCCGCGGCAACATCGACGTCGAGCTGAACGTCGCCTGA
- a CDS encoding ABC transporter ATP-binding protein — translation MSIATRAQREESVTTARSVILSMRDLKVHFRTEDGVVKAVDGLSFDLARGRTLGIVGESGSGKSVSTMAILGLHNRAKTTIEGEIRFEGTDLAGADERTMRRFRGKRISMIFQDPLTALSPYYTVGDQIIETYRRHTGANRKAARARAIEMLAKVGIPQPERRIGDYPHQFSGGMRQRVMIAIALCCDPDLLIADEPTTALDVTVQAQILDLLRELQAEFDTAIILITHDMGVVAQMADDVLVMYAGRCVERGSVREVLKTPRHPYSWGLLSSIPRLGGDVDAPLHPVRGTPPSLIDVPPGCPFHPRCDFVEKVGGQRCMTERPEIGSATERGSACHLSDGDADRVFAEQIRPTLGTAS, via the coding sequence ATGAGCATCGCGACCCGAGCCCAGCGGGAGGAGTCGGTGACCACTGCACGCAGCGTCATCCTTTCGATGCGAGATCTCAAGGTGCACTTCCGAACCGAGGACGGCGTCGTCAAGGCGGTGGACGGGCTCTCATTCGACCTCGCCCGCGGCCGGACGCTCGGCATCGTCGGCGAATCCGGTTCGGGCAAGAGCGTCTCCACCATGGCCATCCTCGGCCTGCACAACCGGGCGAAAACCACCATCGAGGGCGAGATCCGTTTCGAGGGAACGGATCTCGCCGGAGCCGACGAACGGACCATGCGGCGTTTCCGTGGCAAGCGGATCTCGATGATCTTCCAGGATCCGCTCACCGCGCTGTCGCCCTACTACACCGTCGGCGATCAGATCATCGAGACATATCGCCGCCACACCGGCGCGAACCGGAAGGCGGCGCGGGCGCGGGCGATCGAAATGCTCGCGAAAGTCGGTATCCCGCAACCGGAACGGCGTATCGGCGACTACCCGCACCAGTTCTCCGGCGGTATGCGGCAGCGGGTGATGATCGCGATCGCGCTCTGCTGCGATCCGGATCTGCTGATCGCCGACGAGCCGACAACGGCCCTGGATGTGACGGTGCAGGCGCAGATCCTGGACCTGTTGCGGGAACTACAGGCCGAATTCGATACGGCGATCATCCTGATCACCCACGATATGGGTGTTGTCGCGCAGATGGCCGACGACGTGCTGGTGATGTACGCGGGCCGTTGTGTGGAACGGGGTTCGGTGCGTGAGGTGCTGAAAACCCCACGGCATCCGTACAGTTGGGGGCTGCTGTCCTCGATTCCGCGTCTGGGCGGGGACGTCGACGCGCCACTGCATCCGGTGCGGGGCACCCCGCCCAGCCTGATCGATGTGCCGCCCGGCTGCCCGTTCCATCCGCGCTGTGATTTCGTGGAAAAGGTTGGCGGCCAACGGTGTATGACCGAGCGACCCGAAATCGGCTCGGCCACCGAACGCGGGTCGGCGTGTCATCTGTCCGACGGGGATGCCGACCGCGTCTTCGCCGAACAGATCCGGCCGACGCTCGGGACGGCGTCATGA
- a CDS encoding DUF5753 domain-containing protein, producing MATSRSGLEGRLELIGRRQKPGRSTVLPLFLGARLRRLREARGITQQQAGAAIFASDSKVSRLEAGLIRFQEKDVRNLLTLYRVAPSELSAYLAWVPQVNGSGCCHFDDETLGSGFGTLLDLEPVETLRRYEQGLVPELLQTDEYARAALRLAEPVLPDAEFEPMLAARLAHRIIITRVDPPRVWLIVEDAALRRRVGGNTVWRKQIEQLRELASLPHVVLQIVPDTACGPAFVTGSFTYFRFRENSMPDVVRLHEMAGSRYLADQSDTERFLIVADRLSTMAHTPPKSLLRLGELLREP from the coding sequence GTGGCAACCTCACGGAGTGGTCTCGAAGGCAGGCTCGAACTCATCGGCCGACGCCAAAAGCCCGGCAGGTCAACCGTGTTACCACTGTTCCTGGGCGCGCGGCTGCGCCGCCTGCGCGAGGCCCGCGGCATCACCCAGCAACAGGCGGGTGCGGCGATCTTCGCCTCCGACTCCAAGGTGAGCCGCCTGGAGGCGGGCCTGATCCGCTTCCAGGAGAAGGATGTTCGCAACCTGCTGACGCTATACCGGGTCGCACCGTCCGAGCTCTCGGCGTATCTGGCCTGGGTACCACAGGTAAACGGTTCCGGCTGCTGCCATTTCGACGATGAGACGCTCGGCTCGGGCTTCGGCACGCTGCTCGACCTCGAGCCGGTGGAGACACTGCGTCGCTATGAACAGGGACTCGTCCCCGAGCTGCTCCAGACGGACGAATACGCCCGTGCCGCACTGCGATTGGCCGAGCCGGTGCTGCCGGACGCGGAATTCGAGCCGATGCTCGCCGCCCGACTAGCGCATCGCATCATCATCACCCGCGTCGACCCGCCGAGGGTCTGGCTGATCGTCGAGGATGCCGCGCTGCGACGGCGGGTCGGCGGAAATACCGTGTGGCGCAAGCAAATCGAGCAGCTGCGTGAGCTGGCGTCGCTGCCGCACGTGGTCCTGCAGATCGTGCCGGACACCGCGTGCGGGCCCGCATTCGTAACGGGCTCGTTCACTTATTTCCGGTTCCGGGAGAACAGCATGCCGGACGTGGTCCGCCTGCACGAGATGGCCGGTTCCCGCTACCTCGCGGACCAGTCGGATACCGAGCGGTTCCTCATCGTCGCGGACCGATTGTCGACCATGGCCCACACACCGCCGAAATCGCTGCTGCGACTCGGCGAACTGCTGCGTGAACCCTGA
- a CDS encoding class I SAM-dependent methyltransferase: MNSEFDSGTTELMRANERNWDARAPIHAASRFYGADGATPADWWFAPFEWNDLGPLANRDLAHLQCHLGTETIAFARRGARTVGLDFSARTIDHARRIADQHHVEVDYVRADVYDAVAALGARRFDIVYTGKGALCYLPDLERWAAILAELLKPGGLVYIVEFHPVLTSLGPKPDPNRQELLLRNDYLAGRGPLEHDGTHTYTDGPALPPDAAPVYEWAHGLGEVVTALVGAGLTITRLRESELIPWPRFDRMIRDEESGWWRLPPDDARIPLLYALSAIKDR, from the coding sequence ATGAACAGCGAATTCGACTCCGGCACAACCGAACTGATGCGCGCCAACGAACGCAACTGGGACGCCCGCGCCCCCATCCACGCGGCGTCGCGGTTCTACGGTGCGGACGGCGCGACACCCGCGGATTGGTGGTTCGCCCCGTTCGAATGGAATGACCTGGGCCCCTTGGCAAACCGCGACCTGGCCCATCTGCAATGCCACCTCGGCACGGAAACGATCGCGTTCGCCAGGCGAGGAGCCCGCACCGTCGGACTCGACTTCTCGGCACGGACCATCGACCATGCCCGCCGCATCGCCGACCAGCACCACGTCGAGGTGGACTATGTCCGGGCCGATGTATACGACGCGGTCGCGGCCCTCGGCGCCCGCCGCTTCGACATCGTCTACACCGGCAAAGGCGCGCTGTGCTATCTACCGGACCTCGAGCGGTGGGCCGCGATCCTGGCCGAACTGCTGAAGCCCGGCGGCCTGGTGTACATCGTCGAATTCCATCCGGTGCTCACCTCACTCGGCCCCAAACCCGACCCGAACCGGCAGGAGTTGTTGTTGCGCAACGACTATCTGGCGGGCCGGGGTCCCCTCGAACACGACGGCACCCACACCTACACCGACGGCCCCGCGCTGCCGCCCGACGCGGCTCCGGTCTACGAATGGGCCCACGGCCTCGGCGAGGTCGTCACCGCCCTTGTCGGCGCGGGCCTGACCATCACGCGGCTGCGGGAAAGCGAACTCATCCCCTGGCCGCGATTCGACCGAATGATCCGCGACGAGGAATCCGGTTGGTGGCGCCTGCCGCCCGACGATGCCCGCATACCGCTGCTATACGCACTGTCCGCGATCAAGGACCGTTAG
- a CDS encoding alpha/beta hydrolase produces the protein MKIRIVLTVAALALAAGCSDSGKSGDSTHGGTAQPLATLADYQSQHIEWQPCPDHPGAECGSIRVPIDYQHPGDAAITMPLVKLAATNPAARIGVLTANFGGPGVSGFDSTLDALNENDTTLRPLRERYDIIGWDPRGVGRSAGIVCLSDKDMDDYLATDFTPTDDAGRRKVVDALKHYGEGCRHHAGKLLGFVGTENIPKDMDVMRASLGEDKLNYIGFSYGTRVGQFYADQFPDRVGRMLLDSIDDPGENDASGDADDEFQPTPGELTQDERTVQTILGACAARPSCPVGADPDVAMTNLRALIDRVEADPIALPDGRKLGSNLALYGVFQATYSTDDWPILDKAIADAEHGDGSGLAALADAYLKRDAAGKFSTSPYAFSAVQCMNGDPAKYRSKSDAEIIDKLGREAEKARVVSPLFGVAGVYRGAECTFWPVAPSLKIHALKAAGAPTIVLINNTGDAATTLAAAENVARNLADAVLVVNERDDHIAYGKGSACVDGIVHDYFFNGTVPAHGTRCAATPS, from the coding sequence ATGAAAATCAGGATCGTGCTCACCGTCGCGGCGCTCGCGCTCGCCGCGGGATGTTCGGACTCCGGAAAATCCGGCGACTCGACGCACGGCGGGACCGCGCAACCGCTCGCCACCCTCGCGGACTATCAGTCCCAGCACATCGAATGGCAGCCGTGCCCGGATCATCCCGGCGCCGAATGCGGTTCCATTCGAGTGCCGATCGATTACCAGCACCCCGGCGACGCCGCCATCACGATGCCGCTGGTGAAATTGGCCGCGACGAATCCGGCGGCCCGGATCGGCGTGCTCACCGCGAATTTCGGCGGACCGGGCGTCTCGGGTTTCGACAGCACGCTCGACGCGCTCAACGAGAACGACACCACGCTGCGCCCGCTGCGCGAACGCTACGACATCATCGGCTGGGATCCGCGCGGCGTCGGTCGCAGCGCGGGCATCGTCTGCCTGTCCGACAAGGATATGGACGACTATCTGGCCACCGATTTCACGCCGACCGACGACGCGGGACGCCGGAAAGTCGTCGACGCGCTCAAACATTACGGCGAAGGCTGCCGGCACCATGCCGGAAAACTGCTCGGCTTCGTCGGCACCGAGAACATCCCGAAGGATATGGATGTCATGCGAGCCAGCCTCGGCGAGGACAAACTCAATTACATCGGCTTTTCCTACGGCACCCGGGTCGGCCAGTTCTACGCCGATCAATTCCCGGACCGGGTCGGCCGCATGCTGCTGGATTCCATCGACGATCCCGGTGAGAACGATGCGTCCGGTGACGCCGATGACGAATTCCAGCCAACTCCTGGCGAACTCACCCAGGACGAGCGGACCGTACAGACCATTCTCGGCGCCTGCGCCGCCCGGCCGAGCTGCCCGGTCGGCGCCGATCCCGATGTCGCGATGACGAATCTGCGCGCGCTGATCGATCGGGTCGAGGCCGATCCCATCGCGCTGCCCGACGGCCGCAAACTCGGCTCCAATCTGGCGCTGTACGGCGTCTTCCAGGCCACGTACAGCACCGATGACTGGCCGATACTCGACAAGGCCATCGCCGATGCCGAACACGGCGACGGCTCCGGCCTGGCCGCGCTCGCCGACGCCTACCTGAAACGCGATGCGGCGGGCAAGTTTTCAACCAGCCCCTACGCGTTTTCCGCGGTGCAGTGCATGAACGGGGATCCGGCCAAGTACCGTTCGAAATCCGATGCCGAGATCATCGACAAGCTGGGCCGCGAGGCCGAGAAGGCGAGGGTGGTTTCGCCGCTGTTCGGCGTCGCGGGCGTCTATCGCGGTGCGGAATGCACCTTCTGGCCGGTGGCGCCGTCGTTGAAGATCCATGCGCTCAAAGCGGCGGGCGCGCCGACCATCGTGCTGATCAACAACACCGGCGATGCCGCGACCACGCTGGCCGCGGCGGAGAACGTGGCCCGAAACCTCGCCGACGCGGTGCTGGTCGTCAACGAGCGCGACGACCACATCGCCTACGGCAAGGGTTCGGCCTGCGTGGACGGCATCGTCCACGACTACTTCTTCAACGGAACCGTTCCCGCGCACGGAACCCGCTGCGCGGCAACGCCTTCCTGA
- a CDS encoding flavin reductase family protein, whose protein sequence is MGSQEPTAAVRDAFDAVVAAADFPMWIVTAAADEDKAGCLVGFTAQASIEPPRFLVGLSKNNYTFGVAARADHLAVHLISRRNVALARLFGGESGVEVDKFTHCQWRYGPYGVPVLAAAAGWFVGEVVHRTDFGDHVGTLLAPVAASAPASARTALRYHAVAHISPGQPA, encoded by the coding sequence ATGGGTAGCCAGGAGCCGACCGCAGCGGTCCGCGACGCCTTCGACGCGGTCGTCGCCGCCGCCGACTTTCCCATGTGGATCGTCACCGCAGCCGCGGACGAGGACAAGGCCGGATGTCTGGTGGGATTCACGGCGCAGGCCAGTATCGAACCGCCACGCTTCCTGGTGGGCCTGTCGAAGAACAATTACACCTTCGGCGTCGCCGCCCGTGCGGACCACCTCGCCGTCCACCTGATCAGCAGGCGCAACGTCGCACTGGCCCGGCTGTTCGGCGGCGAATCCGGCGTCGAGGTCGACAAGTTCACGCACTGCCAGTGGCGCTACGGCCCCTACGGCGTGCCGGTGCTCGCGGCGGCCGCGGGCTGGTTCGTCGGTGAAGTGGTGCACCGCACCGATTTCGGCGACCACGTCGGCACCCTGCTCGCCCCGGTCGCCGCCAGCGCACCCGCCTCGGCCCGCACCGCGCTGCGCTATCACGCCGTCGCCCACATCTCCCCAGGTCAACCCGCCTGA